One segment of Ziziphus jujuba cultivar Dongzao chromosome 12, ASM3175591v1 DNA contains the following:
- the LOC132800247 gene encoding putative disease resistance RPP13-like protein 1 yields the protein MAAELVGGALLSATLQVLFDRLASREVVDCFRGNKLSDELINSLKIVLLAVNAMLDDAEEKQITNPNIKQWLDELEAASYEADDLLDEIATHALQSKLEASGSRNSKRSKFFNSFSISRRSYNRDMKNKLEKILRSFKVFEKSINILGLTNKGVGEKPSPRPPTISLIEESEFYGRDGDKEATIKLLLKDDDKGSNKVSVIPIVGMDGIGKTTLAQSEFDIFRVTGTVLSAVPKSHSLPYDKRNLDSLQTELKERLMGKKFLIVLDDVWNEDYVDWKNMSMPFKYGARGSKIIVTTRTEKVAKIMSTIPTHYQLKQLKDEDCW from the exons ATGGCTGCAGAATTGGTGGGTGGAGCTCTTCTCTCTGCTACCCTTCAGGTGTTGTTTGATAGGCTGGCTTCTCGTGAGGTGGTGGACTGTTTTCGAGGAAACAAACTTAGTGATGAGCTCATAAACAGTTTAAAGATTGTGCTATTAGCTGTTAATGCTATGCTTGATGATGCAGAGGAGAAGCAAATCACAAACCCAAACATCAAGCAGTGGCTGGATGAGCTTGAAGCTGCTTCCTATGAAGCAGACGATCTCTTGGATGAGATTGCAACTCATGCTTTGCAATCCAAGTTGGAAGCTTCAGGTTCAAGAAATTCCAAAAGAAGTAAGTTCTTCAACTCCTTTTCCATTTCTCGTAGATCATATAATCGAGATATGAAGAACAAACTGGAGAAGATTCTTAGAAGctttaaagtttttgaaaaaagcaTAAATATCCTTGGTCTTACTAATAAGGGTGTCGgtgaaaaaccatcaccaagACCACCAACAATATCTTTGATAGAAGAATCAGAGTTCTATGGTAGAGATGGGGATAAGGAAGCCACAATTAAGTTGTTACTTAAAGATGATGATAAGGGTAGCAATAAGGTGTCTGTAATTCCAATAGTAGGCATGGATGGTATTGGCAAAACCACCCTTGCTCAATCA GAGTTTGATATTTTCAGGGTAACAGGAACAGTCCTTTCTGCAGTGCCTAAGTCTCATTCTCTTCCTTACGATAAGAGAAATTTGGATTCGCTTCAAACTGAGTTGAAAGAGAGGCTAATGGGAAAGAAATTCTTAATTGTTTTAGACGATGTGTGGAATGAGGATTATGTTGATTGGAAGAACATGAGTATGCCTTTCAAATATGGGGCTCGAGGAAGTAAGATTATTGTAACAACACGCACTGAAAAGGTTGCGAAGATCATGAGCACCATTCCAACTCATTATCAGCTTAAGCAATTGAAAGATGAAGATTGTTGGTGA